The Bacillus sp. Y1 genome has a window encoding:
- a CDS encoding ATP-binding protein produces the protein MKIKEIQIYGYGKLENVTISNLNSFSVFYGENEAGKSTIMSFIHSMLFGFPTKVQAEQRYEPKSGIRYGGKLLLETSDKSHIVIERTKGKATGDVTVTLEDGTRGGEDLLKELLSNMDKSLYQSIFSFNLQGLQNIHQLKKEDLGRFLFSTGAVGTDRLVSINSTLQKELDERFKPSGKKPVINEKLKELKEVYSQLKSSENKNEGYWELVRKRDELVEEIYQLARIEEDLLQELQQLQEWKKLEPVVKEFEYVKEKIKEKPPIKFPVDGIKRLDQIIQWMKPLEAQKERLDRKILELNEEISNSQPNLELLGKEVDIQEALDRLPLLETLSEEEKSLRIQLEHLQRQKREMLDKLHIPLNDDTLLNIDTSMFMKERVNVAHKKQWKLNEKKEELDALFEQEKLDLELLEKRIASCKSELLSEKEFRELEEKVKHSSPSSLRSELLQVKQTINMLMGYEEEANKESKNRFFQLLTFTLVCIFLGVFGLLKSESLLILISISLFVIVLFSSLFTKTKKTKKNVRTQLEELIKKEKELDIQMQALNTEKFHEYSGRLEKEKQKAEEFKILNVKWEQQNNHYERIISEFEKWETESAEMESELKSIAQKLCLSEEVTKSYLVDAFDLLERIKRIIHEQNALQLQIDKKMDAIQRISNRFEELGRIFIEKHIPLPQLAMELRNRLREEQQKYIIFSGKNEKLEESTDELERVQTELKQFVTEMKELFVLAEVNNEEEYRSAGLEMDKQTEERNKVEELQKQIAFSSLTKEVIEKLIKITDIEQEIKEKSAEIEDNHTRREEALKTLSETKHQISILEEGGKYSELLHKYKQLKAELEDEAKDWARIALAKELLNKTMRVFNEEKLPAVLGKAEEYLSFLTDGNYQRIVPKENESGFHIHRKDYSVFEANELSQATMEQVYVAIRLALVTTIYKKRPFPIMIDDSFVNFDHVRTSRVLQLLKKITNNQVLFFTCHRHLLKDLQNSHIIRLDENPVPHLK, from the coding sequence ATGAAAATTAAAGAAATACAAATTTATGGTTATGGTAAATTAGAAAATGTTACGATTTCTAATCTAAATTCCTTTTCCGTTTTTTATGGAGAAAACGAAGCGGGCAAATCAACGATCATGTCCTTTATACATAGTATGTTGTTTGGGTTTCCAACAAAAGTCCAGGCTGAGCAGAGGTATGAGCCGAAATCAGGAATTAGGTACGGTGGGAAGCTTCTTCTTGAAACAAGCGATAAAAGTCACATCGTTATTGAACGAACGAAAGGCAAAGCCACAGGTGATGTTACCGTTACTTTAGAGGATGGAACAAGGGGAGGAGAGGATCTCCTTAAAGAGCTTTTATCAAATATGGATAAATCTCTTTACCAATCTATCTTTTCATTTAATCTGCAGGGGCTACAAAATATCCATCAACTGAAAAAAGAGGATTTGGGCAGGTTTTTATTTTCTACGGGTGCTGTCGGTACAGATCGTTTGGTGTCGATAAACTCGACCCTTCAGAAAGAGTTGGATGAAAGGTTTAAACCAAGTGGAAAAAAACCTGTTATTAATGAAAAATTAAAAGAGCTAAAAGAAGTTTATAGTCAGTTAAAGAGTTCAGAAAATAAAAATGAAGGCTATTGGGAGTTGGTACGGAAACGCGATGAGCTAGTGGAGGAAATCTACCAACTAGCTCGAATAGAAGAAGACTTACTGCAAGAGCTACAGCAGCTACAAGAATGGAAAAAGCTTGAACCAGTTGTAAAAGAGTTTGAATATGTAAAAGAGAAAATAAAGGAAAAACCTCCTATTAAGTTTCCTGTAGATGGGATAAAAAGACTAGATCAAATCATTCAATGGATGAAGCCGTTGGAAGCTCAAAAAGAAAGGCTAGATAGGAAAATTCTAGAGCTTAATGAGGAGATAAGTAATTCTCAACCAAATCTCGAACTTCTAGGGAAGGAAGTAGACATTCAAGAAGCGTTGGACAGACTTCCTTTACTTGAAACTCTCAGTGAGGAAGAAAAAAGTTTGCGCATTCAGCTTGAACATCTACAGAGACAGAAAAGAGAGATGCTGGACAAATTACATATTCCTCTAAACGATGATACACTCTTGAATATTGATACAAGTATGTTTATGAAGGAACGTGTGAATGTAGCGCATAAAAAACAATGGAAGCTCAATGAAAAGAAAGAAGAACTTGATGCGTTATTTGAGCAAGAAAAGTTGGACTTAGAGTTACTTGAAAAGAGAATAGCATCTTGTAAGAGTGAGTTACTTTCGGAGAAGGAATTTCGTGAGCTTGAGGAAAAGGTAAAGCACTCAAGTCCATCTAGCTTAAGAAGTGAGCTATTACAAGTGAAACAAACAATCAATATGTTAATGGGATATGAAGAGGAGGCAAATAAGGAATCGAAGAATCGTTTCTTTCAATTACTGACATTTACATTAGTATGTATATTCCTTGGTGTGTTTGGTCTTCTGAAATCAGAATCTTTATTAATTCTTATTAGTATCAGTCTTTTTGTTATTGTGTTGTTTTCTTCACTTTTCACGAAAACGAAGAAAACAAAGAAAAATGTTCGAACGCAGTTAGAAGAATTAATAAAAAAGGAAAAAGAACTAGATATACAAATGCAAGCATTAAATACTGAGAAATTTCACGAGTATAGCGGTCGGTTGGAAAAGGAGAAACAAAAAGCGGAAGAGTTCAAAATCCTTAACGTTAAATGGGAACAACAAAATAACCATTATGAACGAATTATTTCAGAGTTTGAAAAGTGGGAAACTGAGTCCGCAGAAATGGAATCTGAACTGAAATCAATTGCGCAAAAACTATGTTTATCAGAAGAAGTCACAAAGTCATATTTAGTAGACGCATTTGACCTCTTAGAACGTATCAAACGCATAATTCATGAGCAAAACGCCCTTCAATTACAAATAGATAAAAAGATGGATGCCATTCAAAGGATTTCAAATCGTTTCGAAGAACTCGGAAGGATATTTATAGAGAAACATATACCATTGCCACAACTTGCAATGGAACTAAGAAATCGATTAAGAGAAGAACAGCAAAAGTATATAATATTCAGTGGAAAAAACGAGAAACTCGAAGAAAGTACAGATGAGCTTGAGAGGGTCCAAACTGAGCTGAAACAGTTTGTTACTGAAATGAAAGAGCTATTTGTTTTAGCTGAAGTAAACAATGAAGAGGAGTACCGTAGTGCAGGTCTTGAAATGGACAAACAAACGGAGGAAAGAAATAAAGTAGAAGAACTTCAAAAGCAAATCGCTTTTTCATCTTTAACAAAGGAAGTAATCGAAAAATTGATCAAGATTACTGATATTGAACAAGAGATAAAAGAAAAGAGTGCTGAAATTGAGGATAATCATACAAGACGTGAGGAAGCTCTAAAGACTCTTTCTGAAACAAAACACCAAATTTCAATTCTAGAAGAAGGAGGAAAATATTCAGAACTCCTTCATAAGTATAAGCAATTGAAAGCGGAGCTAGAGGATGAAGCAAAAGACTGGGCACGCATTGCTTTAGCAAAAGAGCTATTGAACAAAACCATGAGGGTATTTAATGAAGAAAAGCTGCCGGCCGTTTTAGGAAAAGCCGAGGAATACTTATCATTTTTAACGGATGGCAACTATCAGCGCATTGTTCCAAAAGAGAATGAAAGTGGGTTTCATATTCATCGCAAAGATTATTCTGTATTCGAAGCAAATGAACTAAGTCAGGCGACAATGGAGCAGGTGTATGTTGCGATAAGACTTGCCCTTGTGACGACCATTTATAAAAAAAGACCCTTCCCTATTATGATTGATGATAGCTTTGTAAACTTTGATCACGTTCGAACGAGTCGTGTTCTTCAATTATTAAAGAAAATAACGAATAACCAAGTTTTATTTTTCACTTGCCACCGTCATTTACTGAAGGATTTACAAAATAGCCATATCATCCGTCTCGATGAAAATCCTGTTCCTCATTTGAAGTGA
- a CDS encoding ABC transporter ATP-binding protein, which translates to MVLKIENITKRFGTFTAVNDLSLTIPEREMFGLLGANGAGKTTTFRMILGLMDSSEGQITWNGKPINYSTSRYIGYLPEERGLYPKLKVKEQIVYLARLRGMEKGEAQKELENWLERFKVPEYANKKVEELSKGNQQKIQFIAAVLHKPELLILDEPFSGLDPVNVELLKEAVLDLKKNGSTIVFSSHRMEHVEEMCEHLCIMHKGSPVVHGSLRDIKKSFGKKNVVIHADFLLDFLKEFPGVIKHKMTAEGIHLQITGEKIAEKLLKEIVPYGFIRKFALEEPSLNDIFIEKVGASYE; encoded by the coding sequence ATGGTGTTAAAAATTGAAAATATAACGAAGCGTTTTGGAACGTTTACGGCAGTGAACGATCTTTCTTTAACCATACCAGAAAGAGAGATGTTTGGTCTTCTTGGGGCAAATGGAGCAGGGAAGACAACGACTTTTCGGATGATTTTAGGCTTAATGGATAGTAGTGAAGGACAAATCACATGGAACGGAAAACCCATTAATTATTCAACGAGCAGATATATTGGGTACTTACCTGAAGAACGTGGACTGTATCCTAAATTAAAAGTAAAGGAACAAATTGTGTACTTGGCAAGGTTAAGAGGAATGGAGAAGGGAGAGGCACAGAAGGAATTAGAAAATTGGCTCGAAAGATTTAAAGTTCCTGAATATGCAAACAAAAAGGTTGAAGAGCTTTCTAAGGGAAATCAGCAAAAAATTCAGTTTATCGCAGCCGTTCTACACAAACCAGAATTGCTTATACTTGATGAACCTTTTAGTGGACTTGACCCTGTAAATGTCGAGTTGTTAAAAGAGGCCGTACTGGACTTAAAGAAAAACGGATCAACGATTGTCTTTTCAAGTCACCGAATGGAGCATGTAGAAGAGATGTGTGAACATTTATGTATCATGCATAAAGGAAGTCCAGTTGTACATGGCTCTCTTAGGGATATAAAGAAAAGCTTTGGTAAGAAAAATGTAGTGATTCATGCTGATTTTTTACTCGACTTTTTAAAAGAGTTTCCTGGGGTGATAAAGCACAAAATGACCGCGGAAGGAATTCATCTTCAAATAACGGGGGAAAAAATAGCAGAGAAACTACTTAAGGAAATTGTACCTTACGGGTTTATACGAAAGTTTGCTCTTGAGGAGCCGAGTTTAAATGATATTTTTATCGAGAAGGTAGGTGCCTCGTATGAATAA
- a CDS encoding sporulation YhaL family protein — translation MIPIWVYFVVAGIFISAMMALRTGRKEREEEMQSIEREGEIYMKRVERAREGRSAQ, via the coding sequence ATGATACCGATTTGGGTTTACTTTGTAGTTGCTGGTATTTTTATAAGTGCAATGATGGCACTTCGTACTGGGAGGAAAGAGAGAGAGGAAGAAATGCAAAGTATCGAACGAGAAGGAGAAATTTATATGAAGAGGGTTGAGAGAGCCAGAGAAGGCCGCTCAGCTCAATAA
- the yhaM gene encoding 3'-5' exoribonuclease YhaM, with product MSKGILDYEVGEAIEQFLLIKNSVKGIASNGKPFLTIIFQDQSGEIEAKLWDASDEDEKIYAAQKIVRIVGEIQNYRGRNQLKLRQIRPAAPTDSVKLADFLETAPVSKDEMSSKITQYIFEMKNPNIQRITRHLLKKHLNEFLEYPAATKNHHEFVSGLAYHVVSMLDLAKAIAELYPSLDKDLLYAGIILHDLGKVTELSGPISTSYTVEGNLLGHISIMVNEIGKAADELHIAGEEVVILQHLVLSHHGKAEWGSPKPPLIKEAEILHYIDNLDAKMNMLDRALERVKPGEFTERIFPLEQRSFYKPTFHK from the coding sequence ATGTCAAAAGGTATCCTTGATTATGAAGTAGGAGAAGCTATTGAACAGTTTCTCCTAATAAAAAATTCTGTAAAAGGGATCGCTAGTAATGGTAAGCCCTTTTTAACGATTATTTTCCAAGATCAAAGTGGGGAAATAGAAGCGAAACTTTGGGATGCATCTGATGAAGATGAGAAAATATATGCAGCACAAAAAATAGTGAGAATCGTTGGGGAAATACAGAACTACCGTGGACGTAATCAATTAAAGCTAAGACAAATCCGACCTGCAGCTCCCACAGATTCAGTGAAGTTAGCTGACTTCCTTGAAACAGCACCTGTTAGTAAGGATGAAATGTCTAGTAAAATTACACAATATATTTTTGAAATGAAAAACCCTAATATCCAGAGAATTACAAGGCATTTATTAAAGAAACATTTGAATGAGTTTTTAGAGTATCCAGCTGCAACAAAAAACCACCATGAGTTTGTTTCAGGACTAGCTTACCATGTAGTTAGTATGCTTGACTTAGCTAAGGCAATAGCTGAGCTATACCCTAGCTTGGATAAAGATTTATTATACGCTGGAATCATTCTTCATGACTTAGGGAAAGTAACGGAACTATCTGGACCGATTTCGACTTCATATACCGTCGAAGGCAATCTTTTAGGTCATATCTCTATTATGGTGAACGAAATTGGTAAAGCGGCAGATGAGCTTCATATTGCTGGTGAAGAAGTCGTTATCCTCCAGCATCTTGTATTGAGCCATCATGGGAAGGCTGAGTGGGGGAGTCCAAAACCACCATTAATTAAAGAAGCAGAAATACTTCATTATATTGATAATTTAGATGCAAAAATGAATATGCTAGACCGTGCATTAGAGAGAGTGAAACCTGGTGAGTTTACCGAAAGAATTTTCCCTCTAGAGCAAAGGTCATTTTATAAGCCAACTTTTCATAAATAA
- a CDS encoding coproporphyrinogen III oxidase produces the protein MQINIHGLMEEKFHRPLTNIANLFFEETKVFMENHSDQAELTVNFDLRVSDWLHVQAEIPGSEPLHANYEKALSDDLSQKEKERMIKHAISYVYLSVLQTYTGMTQKWGILTGIRPTKLLHKMLHEGMLKEKAHKKLQTEYMISDEKIQLMQNIIDRQLSVVPDLYQLQNEVSIYIGIPFCPTKCAYCTFPAYAINGRQGSVNSFLGGLHFEMKKIGQWLKENNVKITTVYYGGGTPTSITAEEMDMLYEEMYESFPDVANIREVTVEAGRPDTITPEKLEVLKKWNIDRISINPQSYIQETLKAIGRHHTVEETIEKFKLARKMEMNNINMDLIIGLPGEGVEEFSYTLQETEKLMPESLTVHTLSFKRASEMTKNKDKYKVAERSEIEEMMGLAENWTKEHNYAPYYLYRQKNILGNLENVGYALPNQESIYNIMIMEEQQTIIGLGCGAASKFIEPSTGKITQFSNPKDPKTYNDSYEKYTNDKLEILTSLFSTPSSSIK, from the coding sequence TTGCAGATTAATATACATGGATTAATGGAAGAGAAATTCCACCGCCCACTTACTAATATAGCTAACCTATTTTTTGAAGAAACGAAAGTATTCATGGAAAACCATTCGGACCAAGCAGAGTTAACAGTTAATTTTGATTTGCGAGTATCGGATTGGCTTCATGTCCAAGCTGAAATACCAGGTTCCGAACCACTACATGCAAATTATGAAAAAGCCCTCTCAGATGATCTTTCTCAAAAAGAAAAAGAGAGAATGATTAAACATGCGATATCTTATGTATATTTATCTGTTCTACAAACTTATACAGGAATGACACAGAAATGGGGGATTTTAACAGGGATAAGACCAACGAAACTTCTCCACAAGATGCTGCATGAAGGGATGCTGAAAGAGAAAGCGCACAAAAAGCTTCAAACGGAGTATATGATTTCTGATGAAAAGATTCAATTAATGCAGAACATCATTGATCGTCAATTATCCGTTGTTCCGGACTTGTATCAACTGCAAAATGAAGTGAGCATTTATATTGGTATTCCGTTTTGCCCAACGAAATGTGCTTATTGCACGTTCCCTGCCTATGCTATTAATGGTAGACAAGGATCTGTGAATTCATTTTTAGGTGGCCTGCATTTTGAAATGAAAAAGATCGGACAATGGTTGAAAGAAAATAACGTGAAAATCACCACTGTATATTATGGTGGCGGTACTCCTACAAGTATTACTGCTGAAGAAATGGACATGCTCTATGAAGAAATGTACGAGTCTTTTCCTGATGTGGCAAATATTCGTGAAGTAACGGTAGAAGCAGGTCGGCCTGATACCATCACACCTGAAAAGCTAGAAGTATTAAAAAAGTGGAATATTGATCGAATAAGTATTAATCCACAATCATATATTCAAGAAACATTAAAAGCGATAGGCCGTCATCACACGGTAGAGGAAACGATTGAGAAATTTAAGCTTGCACGAAAAATGGAAATGAATAATATTAATATGGACTTAATTATTGGTCTGCCTGGAGAAGGTGTGGAGGAGTTTTCTTATACTCTTCAAGAGACTGAGAAGCTTATGCCAGAATCGTTAACCGTTCATACCCTTTCCTTTAAACGTGCTTCCGAGATGACGAAAAATAAAGACAAATACAAGGTTGCGGAACGTAGTGAAATTGAAGAAATGATGGGGCTTGCCGAAAACTGGACGAAAGAACATAATTATGCCCCTTATTATTTGTATAGACAAAAGAATATTCTAGGAAATTTGGAGAATGTAGGATACGCGCTTCCTAATCAAGAGAGCATTTATAATATAATGATTATGGAAGAACAGCAGACAATCATTGGTTTAGGCTGTGGTGCTGCAAGTAAATTTATTGAGCCTTCAACGGGAAAGATTACGCAATTTTCAAATCCTAAGGACCCAAAGACATACAACGACTCATATGAGAAATATACAAATGATAAACTAGAAATACTCACTAGCTTATTCTCAACCCCAAGCTCTTCTATAAAGTAA
- a CDS encoding enoyl-CoA hydratase yields the protein MKTNTESNIVLVNVNGRVATIQLNRPESLNSLNLELIKGLTTKLKEISITDDINVVVLTGNERAFSSGGDIKMMLQETNESDFFNVMDSISELVMTLYSLPKLTISAVSGSAAGLGLSIALATDYILADEKSKLAMNFIGIGLVPDGGAHFFLEKKLGEDQAKQLIWEGKVMTANEALQKGLIHQVAPNYLDALNHKLEEYLKKPVQAMIKTKKILVEKNRPQLLKILELEKYAQHKMRQTEDHKEGIRAFVEKRKPQFKGK from the coding sequence ATGAAAACGAATACTGAGTCCAATATAGTGTTAGTAAATGTGAATGGCCGAGTGGCAACGATACAATTGAATCGACCAGAGAGCTTAAATTCACTAAATCTGGAGCTAATCAAGGGATTGACGACAAAATTAAAGGAAATAAGTATTACAGATGATATTAATGTTGTGGTTTTAACTGGAAACGAACGTGCCTTTTCTTCAGGGGGCGATATAAAAATGATGCTACAGGAAACAAATGAAAGCGATTTCTTCAATGTGATGGACAGCATTAGCGAATTGGTAATGACTCTTTATTCGTTACCAAAGCTAACTATTAGTGCTGTATCAGGTTCTGCTGCTGGTCTAGGTCTAAGTATAGCTTTAGCGACAGACTATATTCTAGCTGATGAAAAAAGCAAGCTTGCCATGAATTTTATTGGAATTGGTCTCGTACCTGATGGCGGAGCTCACTTCTTCCTTGAGAAAAAGTTGGGTGAGGATCAAGCAAAACAGCTAATTTGGGAAGGAAAAGTAATGACTGCAAATGAGGCATTACAAAAAGGCTTAATTCATCAGGTAGCTCCTAATTATTTGGATGCATTAAATCATAAGCTGGAGGAGTATTTAAAGAAACCAGTTCAAGCTATGATTAAAACAAAGAAAATATTGGTTGAAAAGAACCGTCCACAATTATTAAAAATTCTTGAACTTGAGAAATATGCACAGCATAAAATGAGACAAACGGAAGACCACAAAGAAGGAATCCGTGCCTTTGTAGAAAAACGAAAACCTCAGTTTAAAGGGAAGTGA
- a CDS encoding metallophosphoesterase family protein, with the protein MKRVKFIHAADLHLDSPMVGLKSLPPTIFSRLKESTFVALERIVNKAIEEKVDFVILAGDLFDSEDRSIKAQTRLRNEMKRLQTHGIPVFAIHGNHDHLEGSWTHLDMPENVHIFSTDVERKVYKTASGLDIHLYGFSYPSRHVFERKIVDYRKEEDADFHIGILHGNIEGNHDHGNYAPFSLKELLDKDFDYWALGHIHKRMILSQDPPVIYPGNTQGRNRKETGIKGGYLIVLEEGKKSFEFFPTSDCVWIEKEINVSEVNGFEQLYLTCKSVIDAERENKTGILLKLHLTKLLKEINPSERDILNDLLEALQEDEREEASFVWPYAVTAEEQCIWDKETLANQTDFYGELFRLSEEPVELERGLDLLYQHPQARKFLNPLTDEEKKEMIRYAESFLVEQLLKE; encoded by the coding sequence ATGAAGCGAGTAAAATTTATTCATGCTGCTGATTTGCATTTAGATAGTCCGATGGTGGGGCTGAAGTCTTTGCCTCCAACCATTTTCTCACGCCTAAAGGAAAGTACATTTGTCGCACTTGAAAGAATCGTGAATAAGGCGATTGAGGAAAAAGTCGATTTTGTTATTTTAGCTGGCGACCTATTTGATAGTGAGGATAGAAGTATTAAAGCCCAAACAAGACTTCGTAATGAAATGAAGCGGCTTCAAACTCATGGAATACCTGTATTTGCTATTCATGGAAACCATGATCACCTAGAAGGAAGTTGGACTCATCTTGATATGCCTGAGAACGTACATATCTTTTCTACAGATGTTGAAAGAAAGGTATATAAAACAGCAAGTGGACTCGATATCCATTTATACGGTTTTAGTTATCCTAGCCGGCATGTTTTTGAAAGAAAAATAGTTGATTATCGGAAAGAGGAAGATGCAGATTTTCATATTGGAATTTTACATGGAAACATCGAAGGAAACCATGATCATGGAAATTATGCCCCTTTTTCATTAAAGGAATTACTAGACAAAGATTTTGATTATTGGGCTCTTGGACATATTCATAAGCGCATGATCCTCTCACAAGATCCTCCAGTCATTTATCCGGGAAATACGCAAGGGCGAAATAGAAAGGAAACAGGGATTAAAGGTGGGTATCTGATTGTGTTAGAGGAAGGGAAGAAAAGTTTTGAGTTCTTTCCTACCTCAGATTGTGTATGGATAGAAAAGGAAATCAATGTAAGTGAAGTAAATGGGTTTGAACAACTTTACTTAACTTGTAAAAGCGTGATTGATGCTGAGAGAGAAAATAAGACAGGAATTCTGCTTAAACTCCATCTAACCAAGCTTTTAAAGGAAATTAATCCAAGTGAAAGAGACATTTTAAATGATTTATTGGAAGCTCTTCAAGAAGATGAAAGAGAAGAAGCTTCCTTTGTTTGGCCATATGCTGTAACTGCTGAAGAACAGTGCATCTGGGATAAGGAGACATTGGCAAATCAAACTGATTTTTATGGGGAGTTATTTCGCCTTTCAGAGGAACCAGTGGAACTTGAAAGAGGTCTAGACTTATTATATCAGCATCCTCAAGCAAGGAAATTTTTGAACCCACTAACCGATGAGGAAAAAAAAGAAATGATACGATATGCGGAGAGTTTTCTAGTGGAACAATTGTTAAAGGAGTAG
- a CDS encoding GNAT family N-acetyltransferase has translation MKSTYSYNQFFITTNKDLLNLDVIEQFICHESYWGKGMTPDLVEKSIENSNVCFGLFDGNPEENSSAKQIGFARVITDFVRFAYLADVFVIKEYRGQGLSKWLIETIVSEPKLKGAAFHLTTRDAHSLYEKFGFHPIDQPENRMLRPLNIEQIYKAYKKATDN, from the coding sequence TTGAAATCAACCTACTCTTATAATCAATTTTTTATTACAACGAACAAAGATCTTTTAAATCTTGATGTAATTGAACAATTTATCTGTCACGAATCCTATTGGGGAAAGGGAATGACTCCCGATTTAGTAGAAAAATCCATAGAGAACTCTAATGTATGTTTTGGACTGTTTGATGGTAATCCAGAAGAAAACTCTTCTGCCAAGCAAATTGGCTTTGCTCGGGTAATAACTGATTTTGTTAGATTTGCTTATTTAGCAGATGTTTTTGTGATAAAAGAGTATCGTGGTCAGGGATTAAGCAAATGGTTAATCGAAACGATTGTTAGTGAGCCAAAGCTAAAGGGCGCTGCCTTTCATTTAACCACCAGGGATGCACACAGCCTGTATGAAAAATTCGGATTTCACCCAATCGATCAACCGGAAAACCGAATGCTGCGACCATTAAATATCGAACAAATATACAAAGCATACAAAAAAGCCACGGATAACTAA
- a CDS encoding ABC transporter permease codes for MNKFWIILAHTYMSKVKSKSFIITTAVTLILILGLTNLSNVMEYFNKGESGEEIAVVDESGALFSPLKQQVEAVNEDIKLTKFTGDEEAAKEAIREGEYDGLLLVRLNNVNLPEATYHAMTIADTTIANEVKNSLQQLKTQLAATQMELSSEELAKLYEPVDFEQLALEKNAKTEEELNQARGLVYVLLFVIYFSVILYANMIAMEVATEKSSRVMEILISSVSPIKQMFAKILGIGLLSITQMAVLLGVGYASIKQNLDSMQGGFFSFFGFGDIPLATIVYAVVFFILGYFLYSTLAAFLGSLVSRIEDIQQMITPMTMLIVAGFMIAMFGLGQPETPFITISSYIPFFAPMLMFMRVGMLSLPIWEPILAIAILIVTIILLAIFGARVYRGGVLMYGRSTSFKDIKKALQLTKNE; via the coding sequence ATGAATAAGTTTTGGATCATCCTGGCTCATACTTACATGAGTAAAGTGAAATCGAAATCATTTATTATTACAACAGCTGTTACTTTAATCCTTATTTTAGGTCTTACGAATCTCTCGAACGTGATGGAGTATTTTAATAAAGGAGAATCAGGAGAGGAAATTGCAGTTGTTGATGAGAGTGGAGCACTTTTCTCTCCATTAAAGCAGCAAGTTGAAGCAGTCAATGAAGATATTAAACTAACCAAATTTACCGGGGACGAGGAAGCAGCAAAGGAAGCGATTAGAGAAGGTGAATATGATGGACTACTTCTTGTACGTTTAAACAACGTAAACTTACCTGAAGCAACCTATCATGCAATGACCATTGCTGATACAACCATTGCAAATGAGGTGAAAAATAGCCTTCAGCAATTGAAAACACAGTTAGCCGCCACACAAATGGAACTCTCATCAGAGGAGCTAGCAAAACTGTATGAGCCTGTTGACTTCGAGCAACTAGCATTAGAAAAAAATGCAAAAACAGAGGAAGAACTAAACCAAGCAAGAGGCCTTGTTTATGTACTTTTATTTGTCATCTATTTCTCTGTGATTCTATATGCAAACATGATTGCAATGGAAGTTGCGACGGAAAAATCTTCTCGTGTTATGGAGATACTTATTTCAAGTGTATCCCCAATTAAGCAGATGTTTGCTAAGATTCTTGGTATCGGTTTGTTAAGTATTACACAAATGGCTGTTTTACTTGGTGTAGGTTATGCTTCCATTAAGCAAAATCTTGATTCGATGCAAGGGGGATTTTTTAGCTTCTTTGGTTTTGGAGATATACCGTTAGCTACCATTGTATATGCCGTTGTATTCTTTATTTTGGGATACTTCCTATATTCAACTCTTGCTGCCTTTCTTGGGTCACTTGTTAGTAGAATAGAAGACATTCAGCAGATGATTACACCAATGACGATGTTGATTGTTGCTGGTTTTATGATCGCTATGTTTGGATTAGGTCAACCAGAAACACCTTTCATCACTATCTCCTCATATATACCGTTCTTTGCTCCAATGCTAATGTTTATGAGGGTTGGTATGTTATCGTTACCAATATGGGAGCCAATACTAGCAATTGCGATTCTTATCGTCACTATTATTCTTCTAGCAATCTTTGGTGCAAGAGTATATAGAGGTGGCGTATTAATGTATGGACGATCAACTTCTTTTAAAGACATTAAAAAAGCCCTCCAGCTTACAAAGAATGAATAA